The nucleotide window ATGTTATAGGTCCTTGTCCATGCCGTGCCGGTAACGCTTACCGTAACGGTAGCGGCCTGTTCGGCGCTCAGGTACAGGATCATTTCCTGGCTGTTGGAGTTACCGGGCTCCATGAACTGATGGTGTCCGTAGCCTACCCAGAAATCCTTCCCTTTGTTGGAAAGATTCTGGGCGTATAAACTGAAGGCTACGAACTGCAACACTAACACAGATATGGCCAGTTTACACCACTGCAGCGCAGCGCCGACAGGATGATTGGTAATTTTGGTTAACATCTTGTACAATTTTTCATCATGAAATGATTATTGTTTGATGATCATCTTTGACGTTCTTGTCCCATCTTCAAATATGGCCTTCAGCAGATAAGGACCTTGTTCCAGTCCGGATACCTCTACCAGGTTATGTTTGCCCGGTGTGTGTATCTTCCTTACCTGCCTGCCGTCCAGGGCATAAATCACCAGCTCCCGCATCGTTTTCACGGATTGCACATGCAGCGAGGCTGTAACCGGATTAGGGAAAGCGGCAATAGACCTTGCACTGTTCAACAGGCTGTCTATTCCCTGGCGGCAGCTGTGGGCTGCTGCATGGGCCTTACGCCCATGCAGCAACGCAGCTGTTATTATGAAAGCAAGCAAATACTTCTTCATCACAGATCATTTGCGGTTATCGGATCAGGTTCACTACACCTTTCTTTTCCACACTGGTTCCATCTTTCAGTACAAGGTGACATACATAGATGTACACACCGGAAGGCATCGCCTTACCTTTGTAGGTGCCGTCCCAGCCTGTTTCCTGGCTATTGGACTCAAACACCTTCTCACCCCACTGATCAAAAATGGCTATGTGTATTTTGCTGATGATGTAACCGTATACTTTCAGCACATCATTCTTCGCATCATTGTTAGGTGTGAATGCATTCGGGATGTAGATACCGTCTGGCAATGTTTTACCTTCTGCCGGATCTGATATCTTTTCTTCGCAACCTTTTACTTTCACGATCAGCTTCACTGTCTGGTTAGGCTGCAGGCCAGACACCAGGTGTTCCAGCCCTTCTCTTCCCGAAGACGGCAGCGTCCAGTTGAGGCCACCATCCAGTGATACTTCATAACCCGTAGCATTAGGCACAGCGGCCCATTTGAAGCGGATCAGATTTACACCGATCGTATCGACTTTCACCACTGGTGTAGTCAGCAACGGTAACACATGCACAATAGCTTTGGCACGCGCAGCACCCGGACAGCCATGGTTGATGGCTTCGAGATAATAGTTGGCGCTTGCACCAATCGCTGTAATCGTATAGGTATTACCGGTATGCAGCAGATTGCCACCAGTTTGTGCATCGTACCAGTTGTACAGTACGCCGGCTTCCGGATCTTTTACGGCCAGTGATACATCAGAACCACTGCACACGGTCATAGAATCCTTCACCAGTACCGCTACACCAGGTGCGTACACTTCCACCTCTTTGGTAGTATCACCGATACAACCTTCGGCCGCCACGATATTGAGTTTCACTTTGTAGATGCCCGGTGTACTGAAGGTTTTGGTGGTGTCTTTACGGTAACCATTCGTAGCGTCACCGAAGTTCCAGGTCCACTTGCTGATAGCAACGTTGTTGCTGGTAGTAGCATTGCCCACAAACTGCGCCACATCGCCTACGCAACCGGAATAGGTAGTAGTGAAATCCACCACCGGAGCTGGTATCACCTTAATAGGCAGAACAGCTTCGAAACTATTGCTGCAGCTTTCTATATCCGGATGTGAGATGCGGATAGGCACGTTGTAGGTACCTGGTACAGAGAACACATAATCATCCGGCAATACATAACGGTAGTACTTCCTTTCGTTGGCAACGATAGAATCTACCGGCACCGGATTGTTTTGCAGCACGTCTACC belongs to Chitinophaga sp. HK235 and includes:
- a CDS encoding T9SS type A sorting domain-containing protein; this translates as MKKYLLAFIITAALLHGRKAHAAAHSCRQGIDSLLNSARSIAAFPNPVTASLHVQSVKTMRELVIYALDGRQVRKIHTPGKHNLVEVSGLEQGPYLLKAIFEDGTRTSKMIIKQ